One segment of Panicum virgatum strain AP13 chromosome 3K, P.virgatum_v5, whole genome shotgun sequence DNA contains the following:
- the LOC120698987 gene encoding uncharacterized protein LOC120698987, giving the protein MGKKRGAAVSAAAAPFFPFPGAAAGGGEQDHFSDYGFDPQLVGFFAQGEAKRSRRHHSHQPPPLESARFKIQKPISKKHHHLQKHQQQRRRRRWWSSAASAALLLFRRPSSSSSHCSPAAAPAPPPRYGSSASAAAPLYLADDGDDAGADDDGPAACACWAPAVRSGRLAAAELGAAAEAMPYVSLRPASLGAGGAGGGAPTMPIYLVT; this is encoded by the exons ATGGGGAAGAAGCGGGGGGCGGCCGTGAGCGCCGCTGCGGCGCCCTTCTTCCCTTTCccgggggccgccgccggcggcggcgagcaggaccACTTCAGCGACTACGGCTTCGACCCGCAGCTCGTCGGCTTCTTCGCCCAG GGTGAGGCGAAGCGGAGCAGGCGCCACCACTcccaccagccgccgccgctggagtcCGCGCGGTTCAAGATCCAGAAGCCCATCTCCAAGAAGCACCACCACCTGCAGAAAcatcagcagcagcggcggcgccgccggtggtggagctccgccgcctccgccgcgctcctcctcttcaggcgcccctcctcctcctcctcccactgcAGCCCCGCGGcggctccagctcctcctccccgctACGGATCCtccgcctcggccgccgcgccgctgtacctcgccgacgacggcgacgacgccggcgcGGACGACGACGGCCCGGCCGCGTGCGCGTGCTGGGCGCCGGCCGTGCGGTCcggccgcctggccgccgccgagctcggcgccgcggcggaggcgatgCCCTACGTCAGCCTCAGGCCCGCTAGCCTCGGCGCCGGAGGAGCGGGTGGAGGCGCTCCGACGATGCCCATCTACCTTGTGACCTGA
- the LOC120698986 gene encoding RING-H2 finger protein ATL39-like: protein MDHQDHLSPTPSARAGGGSGGVLWEPHGRLLTACLVALNVFLVLLVYAYFWRFFSRARGGGGDGGDAEAASSSSAASSPPASPKARDRREVERAITALPVFVARPSSPSGGGAAAECAICIAELADGEEGRLLPRCGHRFHARCVDAWFRFHTTCPLCRFTVLAEEDDPAAPAATTASQPQPSRRHGDSTDLSTDAVSDSPV, encoded by the coding sequence ATGGATCATCAGGACCACCTGAGCCCCACcccgagcgcgcgcgccggcggcgggtccgGCGGCGTCCTCTGGGAGCCGCACGGGCGGCTGCTGACGGCGTGCCTGGTCGCGCTCAACGtcttcctcgtcctcctcgtctaCGCCTACTTCTGGCGCTTCTTctcccgcgcgcgcggcggcgggggcgacggcggggacgccgaggcggcgtcctcctcctccgcggcctcgtcgccgccggcgtcgcccaaGGCCCGGGACCGGCGGGAGGTGGAGCGCGCCATCACCGCACTGCCCGTCTTCGtcgcgcgcccctcctccccctccggtggcggcgcggcggccgagtGCGCGATCTGCATCGCGGAGCTGGCggacggcgaggagggccgcctgCTGCCGCGGTGCGGGCACCGGTTCCACGCGCGCTGCGTCGACGCCTGGTTCCGCTTCCACACCACCTGCCCGCTCTGCCGCTTCACCGTCCTCGCCGAAGAGGACGACCCGGCGGCGCCTGCTGCGACCACGGCGAGCCAGCCCCAGCCGTCGCGTCGCCATGGGGACAGTACGGATCTGAGTACGGACGCGGTTTCGGATTCTCCGGTGTGA